A part of Arachis hypogaea cultivar Tifrunner chromosome 12, arahy.Tifrunner.gnm2.J5K5, whole genome shotgun sequence genomic DNA contains:
- the LOC112727889 gene encoding uncharacterized protein — protein MASQEEQKIPIKVFIDKQHNKVVAIESTKDFVDTLFSFLSLPLATIIRLLTNHHQQQPPPPPLLGCITNLYQSVENLTQNDVWNSVCKHMLLFPRNPCDSLCWKLFFNIDDTEPSPRFLVCEYCTCKFTTFRNLICACGNPVNGQPHDLDWELRKKSNSNNNGHVNVDDAKCGVFVKENGSLFLVFDDLAVVPSSLVTSVQMLHQLGYSDLTQLEQVTRSIGKDEILNLLKYTITSYEPLTNMVLASDSKKKDKPLNPFASAIRVMRPATSESKMDIKIVQSKSQNKIMFAEAKEDFVDFMFSLLTIPLGSIVKQLGGNTSVGCVDNLYKSVETLDSSWCTDSRSVLLNPGVAPQFSCPNQLLNIPEGELPTYYYGKGTYEPDPYYSNRKREVTWTGGVVSKSNSDIAGVKLLTALDPRSPKRLKESVVGFVRRPALYAVGDDLRVRPLSGDSCISYLKELNLPIDDLEMKVISIGEAEALSLLGASLTSKQALTTGLQDFLDVPRQESNLASKYTRTSRLDDLLKEEPNPEP, from the exons ATGGCTTCACAAGAAGAACAGAAAATTCCCATCAAAGTGTTTATCGACAAACAACACAACAAGGTCGTTGCGATTGAATCCACCAAGGATTTCGTCGACACCCTCTTCAGCTTCCTCTCCCTTCCACTCGCCACCATCATTCGCCTCCTCACCAACCACcaccaacaacaaccaccaccgCCACCACTCCTTGGATGTATCACGAACCTCTACCAAAGCGTTGAGAATCTCACCCAAAACGATGTCTGGAACAGTGTATGCAAGCACATGTTACTGTTCCCAAGAAACCCCTGCGACTCACTGTGCTGGAAACTCTTCTTCAACATCGACGACACTGAACCCTCACCGAGATTTCTCGTCTGCGAGTACTGCACCTGCAAGTTCACAACTTTCCGCAACCTGATTTGTGCTTGTGGGAATCCCGTTAATGGACAGCCTCACGATTTGGATTGGGAACTAAGGAAGAAgagtaatagtaataataatggtCATGTCAATGTGGATGATGCTAAGTGTGGGGTTTTTGTGAAGGAGAATGGGTCTTTGTTTCTTGTGTTTGATGATTTGGCAGTTGTGCCGAGTTCTTTGGTGACTTCAGTGCAGATGCTGCATCAACTTGGCTATTCCGATTTGACTCAGCTTGAACAAGTTACTCGTAGTATTGGCAAGGACGAG ATTTTGAACCTGCTCAAGTATACCATAACCTCATATGAGCCTTTGACTAATATGGTTTTGGCAAGCGACTCCAAGAAGAAAGACAAACCATTAAACCCATTCGCATCGGCAATTAGAGTTATGAGGCCTGCAACCAGTGAGAGTAAAATGGATATAAAGATAGTACAGAGTAAgtctcaaaacaagataatgttTGCAGAAGCTAAGGAAGATTTTGTCGACTTCATGTTTAGCTTACTCACCATACCATTGGGGTCCATTGTGAAGCAATTAGGTGGTAACACTTCAGTTGGATGTGTTGATAACTTGTACAAGAGTGTGGAGACCTTAGATTCTTCATGGTGTACAGATTCGCGTTCTGTGTTGCTCAATCCTGGTGTAGCGCCACAATTTAGTTGTCCGAATCAGCTGCTCAACATTCCTGAGGGGGAACTTCCTACGTATTATTATGGAAAAGGGACATATGAGCCAGATCCTTACTATAGTAATAGAAAAAGAGAAGTTACCTGGACCGGGGGAGTggtttccaaatcaaattctgaCATTGCCGGCGTAAAACTTCTGACTGCCCTAGACCCAAGATCCCCAAAGAGATTGAAAGAAAGTGTTGTGGGGTTTGTGAGAAGACCAGCGTTGTATGCCGTAGGAGATGACTTAAGAGTGAGGCCACTTTCTGGTGACTCTTGCATTTCTTATTTGAAAGAGTTGAATCTTCCCATTGATGATCTTGAAATGAAGGTGATAAGCATTGGTGAGGCAGAG GCTTTAAGCCTCCTTGGAGCTTCCTTGACATCAAAGCAAGCACTGACTACCGGATTGCAAGACTTTCTGGATGTGCCGAGACAAGAAtcaaatttggcatcaaagtatACGCGCACTAGTCGTCTTGATGATCTTTTAAAAGAGGAACCTAATCCAGAACCCTGA
- the LOC140176816 gene encoding uncharacterized protein, translating to MKEFWERLGYYPVGIVDVVGHKGGIWFLSANLKFSCKILWVMNQCVTLEIDGGGRRWICSAVYGSPQATNRVELWSHLLDIGLCIQDPWVVVGDFNDILSVHEVKGSNFYSNRSSIFASTLDSCGLFDLTTSGRRFTWFRKIQGNKEIAKRLDRACCTTEWRLLLPEAFVEVLSRSHSDHCPLLIRCQGVPIKKGNRPFRCQAAWATHPDYKAIVQKSWDNTGFGIHRKLLGVQEASELEGYLNHIQRKMEADDDPILKHKEEELRAEYNIVLAQEELLWYQKSRDQWVRYGDRNTSFFHMQTILRRKSNKVHGLLVSDGSWSDDPEVLQREVIHFFKNIFCSTKPVEVNCMGEIPMPSLSQDACDNLSKPITMLEVKEALDNMSSFKAPGPDDFQVFFFKEYWDVVGHEASNLSILWNGNRLDNFQPRRGLRQGDPISPYLFVLCMERLACFISKQVDEGIWDGVAVSRGGPRVSHLMFADDLLLFCKAKKSQVQNVVHTLELFCKASGMKVNIEKSKAICSRNISNRRKEMLSGVSHIPFTSELDKYLGVNLNHPRAARSIFSDSLEKIKNRLASWKGRLLNRAGRLCLIKSVASSLPIYQMQVTLFPTSVCQKIDSVLRQFLWKGNVGERCLNLVKWSKVVTPRKYGGLGIRDTQCVNFSLLGKLVWQLLHNKDKIWVRIMMAKYLSGSSCFSPKFSNNVSSTWRAIYKTIEKLRDGFDWCTGRMSQSFWYHAWRPCGTLAPLVPFVHISDSHLKLEDVWHHRHWRRDILCTMIPEEVKLDLMLFDPIKQAGDKTGWFWTNSNTLTYSTKRGYEWLLKKKFGWNDNENWLWLWRLRIPEKIKCLLWLCLNNGVPTASYRFHRGISTSDFCQRCYLALEDINHCFRTCQKARQIWISLNLGMTAEDSSLEFVSWIRSNLNKNEFLFAAAFWWIWRDRNNDIFHQDDPWSKEKIVHLVKHAARDFSNEGGGGGGKGAGDGSSGKGAGDGGGFSPCFYAYIMKHTMLKE from the exons atgaaagaattttgggagagattaggctATTATCCTGTAGGGATTGTAGATGTTGTTGGACACAAGGGAGGAATTTGGTTCCTCTctgctaatttaaaattttcttgtaaAATTCTTTGGGTTATGAATCAATGTGTAACTTTGGAAATTGATGGTGGTGGGCGAAGATGGATCTGTAGTGCGGTTTATGGCAGCCCTCAAGCCACTAATAGAGTAGAATTATGGAGTCATCTGCTTGATATTGGTTTGTGCATTCAGGACCCGTGGGTGGTGGTTGgagattttaatgatattttgagtGTTCATGAGGTGAAGGGGAGTAATTTCTATTCAAATCGTAGTAGTATCTTTGCAAGTACTCTAGATTCTTGTGGTCTTTTTGATCTAACAACCTCTGGAAGACGGTTTACTTGGTTCCGTAAAAttcaaggaaacaaagaaattgcaAAGAGATTGGATAGAGCTTGCTGTACTACAGAATGGCGCCTTCTTTTGCCAGAAGCTTTTGTTGAAGTTCTCAGTCGTTCCCACTCTGATCATTGTCCCCTACTTATCCGATGTCAAGGAGTTCCTATCAAGAAAGGAAATCGGCCTTTTAGATGCCAAGCGGCATGGGCAACGCATCCTGATTACAAGGCTATTGTTCAGAAATCTTGGGATAATACAGgctttggcatccataggaagttGCTGGGGGTCCAAGAAGCTTC ggaaTTGGAGGGTTATTTGAATCATATTCAACGGAAAATGGAAGCTGACGATGATCCGATTCTGAAGCACAAAGAGGAAGAATTGAGAGCTGAGTATAATATAGTTTTGGCCCAGGAAGAATTGCTTTGGTACCAGAAGTCAAGAGATCAATGGGTTCGGTATGGTGATAGAAATACTAGCTTTTTCCATATGCAAACCATCCTTAGAAGAAAATCTAACAAGGTTCATGGGTTGCTAGTCAGTGATGGGTCTTGGTCTGATGATCCGGAAGTTTTGCAAAGGGAGGTTAttcatttcttcaaaaatattttttgttctactAAGCCTGTTGAGGTTAATTGCATGGGAGAAATTCCTATGCCATCTCTTAGTCAGGATGCTTGTGATAATTTATCTAAACCAATAACAATGTTGGAGGTTAAAGAAGCTCTGGATAATATGAGCTCGTTCAAAGCTCCTGGGCCGGATgattttcaagtttttttcttcAAGGAATATTGGGATGTGGTGGGTCATGAG GCCTCAAATCTTTCCATCCTttggaatgggaatagattggacAACTTCCAACCTCGCAGAGGGCTCAGGCAAGGAGATCCAATTTCTCcgtatttatttgttttgtgcaTGGAGAGATTGGCGTGCTTCATTTCCAAACAAGTTGACGAGGGTATTTGGGATGGTGTGGCTGTTTCTAGAGGGGGACCTAGAGTTTCTcacttgatgtttgcagatgacctcctccttttttgtaaAGCGAAGAAAAGTCAAGTTCAGAATGTTGTGCACACCTTGGAGTTGTTCTGTAAAGCTTCAGGTATGAAGGTTAAcattgaaaaatctaaagctattTGTTCTAGAAATATCTCTAATAGAAGGAAGGAAATGTTGTCTGGTGTTTCTCATATTCCTTTTACTAGTGAACTAGACAAATACTTGGGGGTAAACCTTAATCATCCTCGAGCTGCTAGATCTATTTTTTCGGACTCTTTAGAGAAGATCAAGAATAGGCTGGCTAGTTGGAAAGGTCGGCTCCTTAACAGAGCAGGCAGGCTTTGCTTAATTAAATCTGTTGCTTCTTCTCTTCCTATTTATCAGATGCAAGTGACTCTTTTTCCTACTTCGGTTTGTCAAAAGATTGATTCTGTACTTagacaattcttgtggaaggGAAATGTGGGGGAGCGTTGCTTAAATTTGGTCAAATGGAGCAAAGTTGTCActccaagaaaatatggaggattGGGAATTAGAGATACTCAATGTGTAAATTTTTCTTTACTCGGAaagcttgtttggcaattattGCATAATAAAGATAAGATTTGGGTAAGAATTATGATGGCAAAATATTTATCTGGGAGTTCTTGCTTTTCACCCaaattttctaataatgtttcaaGCACTTGGCGAGCGATTTATAAAACAATAGAAAAGCTTCGTGATGGTTTTGATTGGTGTACAGGCAGGATGTCTCAATCCTTTTGGTATCATGCTTGGCGACCATGTGGAACGCTAGCTCCTTTGGTTCCTTTTGTGCACATTTCTGATTCTCACTTGAAGTTAGAAGATGTCTGGCACCATAGGCATTGGCGGCGGGATATTCTTTGCACAATGATTCCGGAAGAAGTTAAACTTGATTTGATGCTCTTTGATCCTATCAAGCAGGCAGGAGATAAAAcaggttggttttggacaaactcaAATACTCTTACCTACTCGACTAAAAGAGGGTATGAATGGCTACTGAAGAAGAAATTTGGctggaatgataatgaaaattggctttggctttggcgcttgAGAATACCGGAGAAGATAAAGTGTCTGCTCTGGCTTTGCCTCAACAACGGAGTTCCCACAGCTAGTTACCGATTTCATAGAGGTAtttctacttctgatttttgtcaGAGATGTTATCTTGCTCTAGAGGATATTAACCACTGCTTTAGGACTTGCCAAAAAGCTCGTCAGATTTGGATTAGCTTAAATTTGGGAATGACCGCTGAGGACTCTAGTTTGGAATTTGTGTCTTGGATTCGTTCTAACCTCAACAAAAATGAGTTTCTCTTTGCAGCGgccttttggtggatttggagggatAGGAACAATGACATCTTCCACCAAGATGATCCATGGAGTAAGGAGAAAATTGTTCACTTAGTTAAACATGCTGCTCGAGATTTCTCTAAT gaaggtggtggtggtggtggtaaaggtGCTGGTGATGGTAGTAGTGGTAAAGGTGCTGGTGATGGTGGAGG TTTTTCACCGTGTTTTTATGCTTATATCATGAAGCACACAATGCTCAAAGAGTGA
- the LOC112727890 gene encoding uncharacterized protein, whose translation MSSQQQQIPLRILIDKPNNKVVAVESTKDFVDTLFSFLCLPLATIIRLLTKQHEQQQQPPPSILGSITNLYHSVENLTPNDVWNTVCKDMLLCPRNPCESLCSKLLFNVDDTKPTPKVLVCNSCNKFTTFPTLDCVCGKRIEYVPVDLDLERKGKNLNNNNTNVNVDAAKAGVFVKENGSLFLVFDDLTVVPSSLVTSMDMMLQLGYSDLTHLEEYTCDIGKDEILNLLKYTISSHEPLTNLILASNSKKKDNPPNPSASAIRGKVATTDTKMEVKIVQSKSQNKVLFAESTEDFVDFMFSLLAIPLGSVIKLLNGNSIIGCVDNLYKSVETLHSSWCTESRFVLLNPGIVPQFGCLNQPLNIPDVEPTYYYGKGIYEKDNHYGRKEVPRSGGVISKSDHDIVSVKRLTALDPRSPNRSKEDATGFVKRPALYAVGDDLRVRPLSADSCLYYLKDLNLPLDDLEVKVISISEAAALSLLGASLTSKQTLTTGLKDFLDVPRQELDLALKYTQTSQLDLLKLEPNPEP comes from the exons ATGTCTTCCCAGCAACAACAAATTCCCCTCAGAATCTTGATCGACAAACCAAACAACAAGGTCGTCGCCGTCGAATCCACCAAGGACTTCGTCGACACCCTCTTCAGCTTCCTCTGCCTCCCTCTCGCCACCATCATTCGCCTCCTCACCAAACAACACGAGCAAcagcaacaaccaccaccatccattcttggAAGCATCACGAACCTCTACCACAGCGTTGAGAATCTAACCCCAAACGATGTCTGGAACACTGTATGTAAGGACATGCTTCTGTGCCCTAGAAACCCCTGTGAGTCACTCTGCTCTAAGCTCTTGTTCAACGTTGACGACACTAAACCAACACCGAAGGTTCTCGTGTGCAATTCTTGCAACAAGTTCACAACTTTTCCAACGCTTGATTGTGTTTGTGGCAAACGCATAGAATATGTGCCCGTTGATTTGGATTTGGAACGAAAAGGGAAGAACCTTAATAATAATAACACCAATGTCAATGTGGATGCTGCTAAGGCTGGGGTTTTTGTTAAGGAAAATGGGTCTTTGTTTTTGGTGTTTGATGATTTGACAGTTGTGCCAAGTTCTTTGGTGACCTCAATGGATATGATGCTTCAACTTGGATATTCCGATTTGACTCATCTTGAGGAATATACTTGTGATATTGGCAAGGACGAG aTCTTGAACCTGCTCAAGTATACCATCAGCTCCCATGAGCCTCTAACTAATTTGATTTTGGCAAGTAATTCCAAGAAGAAAGATAACCCGCCAAATCCATCCGCATCAGCGATTAGAGGGAAGGTTGCCACCACTGACACTAAAATGGAAGTTAAGATAGTTCAGAGTAAGTCTCAAAACAAGGTTTTATTTGCTGAATCTACAGAAGATTTTGTTGACTTCATGTTTAGCTTACTTGCCATACCATTGGGGTCCGTCATAAAGCTACTGAATGGCAACTCCATAATTGGATGTGTTGATAACTTGTACAAGAGTGTGGAGACTTTGCACTCTTCATGGTGTACAGAATCACGTTTCGTGTTGCTGAATCCCGGCATAGTGCCCCAATTCGGTTGCCTGAATCAGCCCCTCAACATTCCTGATGTGGAACCTACTTACTATTATGGTAAGGGGATATATGAGAAGGATAACCATTATGGAAGAAAAGAAGTTCCCAGAAGTGGCGGAGTCATTTCCAAATCAGATCATGATATTGTTAGTGTAAAACGATTGACTGCACTGGACCCAAGATCCCCAAACAGATCAAAAGAAGATGCTACTGGATTTGTGAAGAGGCCGGCATTGTATGCTGTAGGAGATGATCTGAGAGTGAGACCACTGTCTGCGGATTCTTGCCTTTATTATTTAAAAGATTTGAATCTTCCCCTTGATGATCTTGAAGTGAAAGTGATAAGTATTAGTGAGGCAGCG GCTTTAAGCCTCCTTGGAGCTTCCTTGACATCGAAGCAAACACTGACTACTGGGTTGAAAGACTTTCTGGATGTGCCGAGACAAGAATTAGATTTGGCATTGAAGTATACTCAAACTAGTCAACTTGATCTTTTAAAACTTGAACCTAATCCAGAGCCCTAA